The Arachis hypogaea cultivar Tifrunner chromosome 14, arahy.Tifrunner.gnm2.J5K5, whole genome shotgun sequence genome has a segment encoding these proteins:
- the LOC112743657 gene encoding trihelix transcription factor GT-3b → MESHHLHHHHHHHHQQQYPPPQHHSISAATTTSAGTNNNVVVVDVTGDSRFPQWSIQETKEFLMIRAELDQTFMETKRNKQLWEVISNTMKEKGFHRSAEQCKCKWKNLVTRYKGCETMEAEAMRQQFPFYNELQAIFTDRMQRMLWAEAEGGGGGGGGGGGSSTNKKKAATAQLSSDEEEEEESELGDPQQKNVKRKKRLKKVKRVEDSGGASNLKHLKGILEEFMRQQMEMEAQWMSAFEARENDRRLKELEWRQTMEALENQRIMMEQRWRESEEQWRIREEDRAHKRDALITALLNKLSRQQDQ, encoded by the exons ATGGAAAGTCATcatctccatcatcatcatcatcatcatcatcaacaacaatacCCACCGCCACAACATCATAGTATTAGTGCAGCAACAACAACGAGTGCAGGAACTAATAACAACGTTGTGGTTGTTGATGTGACAGGAGATAGTAGGTTCCCTCAATGGAGCATCCAAGAAACAAAGGAGTTCCTAATGATCCGTGCGGAGCTGGATCAGACTTTCATGGAGACAAAGAGGAACAAGCAGCTCTGGGAAGTCATCTCCAACACCATGAAAGAAAAGGGTTTCCATCGAAGCGCTGAGCAGTGCAAGTGCAAGTGGAAAAACCTTGTTACCCGTTATAAG GGATGTGAAACGATGGAGGCAGAAGCAATGAGGCAGCAATTCCCATTCTACAACGAGCTTCAAGCTATCTTCACCGATAGAATGCAGAGGATGCTTTGGGCCGAAGCAGAAGGCGGAGGCGGaggcggaggaggaggaggaggttctTCTACTAACAAGAAGAAAGCTGCGACGGCGCAGCTGTCTTCGgacgaagaagaagaggaagagagcgAATTAGGAGATCCTCAACAAAAGAatgtaaaaagaaagaaaagattaaAGAAGGTTAAGAGGGTGGAAGATAGTGGTGGTGCGAGTAATTTGAAGCATCTGAAGGGGATTCTGGAGGAGTTTATGAGGCAACAGATGGAGATGGAGGCGCAATGGATGTCGGCATTCGAGGCGAGGGAGAATGATCGGAGGTTGAAGGAGTTGGAATGGAGGCAGACAATGGAGGCTTTGGAGAATCAGAGGATAATGATGGAGCAGAGATGGAGGGAGAGTGAAGAACAATGGAGGATTAGGGAAGAAGATAGGGCTCATAAGAGAGATGCTCTTATCACTGCACTTCTCAACAAGCTTTCAAGACAACAAGATCAATAA